In Janthinobacterium sp. 67, a genomic segment contains:
- a CDS encoding AI-2E family transporter, with amino-acid sequence MNDTQRDIVSAGFSLALVAVTAFVMQRFFLPLVWAGILCVATWPLYLRVRAALGQRPIVAAAVLTLAFACIFIIPVLFGVAQAAREVPVLANFVVHANTDGLPVPDWVAHIPLAGSAIGDWWQATLSQPHGLGHFFAGSAVGGFHSARDMLKVLGADVFHRLVDFGLAFLCLFFFYKDGEALTRQITAVGSHFLRPERWGRYAQKIPTAIRATVNGLVLVGLAEGVLIGIAYAIAGLPSPALWAFATGILAIIPFGAPLAYLCAAALLVFQGNVGAAIGVAVWGTVVLFVADHFVRPGMIGNATRLPFLAVLFGILGGVETLGLVGLFIGPVVMVLFVTLWYEANVSDKALPVQTPASPAAPERTQ; translated from the coding sequence ATGAACGATACCCAGCGCGACATCGTCAGCGCAGGCTTTTCCCTGGCCCTGGTCGCCGTGACGGCCTTCGTCATGCAGCGTTTCTTTTTGCCGCTCGTGTGGGCCGGCATCCTGTGCGTGGCCACCTGGCCCTTGTACCTGCGCGTGCGCGCGGCCCTGGGCCAGCGTCCCATCGTGGCGGCCGCCGTGCTGACCCTGGCGTTTGCCTGCATCTTCATCATTCCCGTGCTGTTCGGCGTGGCACAGGCGGCGCGCGAAGTGCCCGTGCTGGCCAATTTCGTCGTCCATGCGAATACCGACGGCTTGCCCGTGCCGGACTGGGTGGCGCACATTCCCCTGGCCGGCAGTGCCATCGGCGACTGGTGGCAAGCCACCCTGAGCCAGCCCCATGGCCTCGGCCACTTCTTTGCTGGCAGCGCCGTGGGCGGCTTTCATTCGGCGCGCGACATGCTCAAGGTGCTGGGCGCGGACGTGTTCCACCGCCTGGTCGACTTCGGCCTGGCGTTTTTATGCCTGTTTTTCTTCTACAAGGATGGCGAAGCGCTGACGCGCCAGATCACGGCTGTCGGCAGCCATTTCCTGCGCCCCGAACGGTGGGGCCGCTATGCGCAAAAGATCCCGACCGCCATCCGCGCGACAGTCAACGGCCTGGTGCTGGTGGGCCTGGCCGAAGGCGTGCTGATCGGCATTGCCTACGCCATCGCCGGCTTGCCGTCGCCCGCCCTGTGGGCCTTTGCCACGGGCATCCTGGCCATCATCCCCTTTGGCGCGCCGCTCGCCTACTTGTGTGCGGCCGCCTTGCTGGTTTTCCAGGGTAATGTCGGCGCCGCCATCGGCGTGGCCGTGTGGGGCACGGTGGTGCTGTTCGTGGCCGACCATTTCGTGCGTCCCGGCATGATCGGTAACGCCACCCGCTTGCCTTTCCTGGCCGTGCTGTTCGGCATCCTGGGCGGCGTGGAAACCCTGGGACTCGTGGGCCTGTTCATCGGCCCTGTCGTCATGGTGCTGTTCGTGACCTTGTGGTACGAAGCGAACGTGTCTGACAAGGCACTGCCAGTGCAAACACCTGCCAGCCCGGCCGCACCGGAACGCACACAGTAA
- a CDS encoding DUF1501 domain-containing protein: MNRRDLLKALAAAPLLSHAGSLLAAPATNAKLLFVFLRGGYDANNLLVPIGSDFYYASRPNIAIAKPGEENGALALNADWALHPALRETIYPMFTSGEAAFIPFAGTTDLTRSHFETQDSIELGQELGGRRDFRSGFLNRLAQSLNSKQGNHAISFTDQLPLIFQGGVQVPNMALRSVGKSGIDARQSQVIAAMYKGTPLQQPVSAGFAVRDDVTKELTGEMQAANRNAISTKGFELEAQRIARLMKDKYKLGFVDVGGWDTHVGQGGANGYLAGRFDELGRGLAAFSQEMGSEWRNTVVVVVSEFGRTFRENGNRGTDHGHGSVFWVLGGAIHGKQVAGEQVAISQANLFQNRDMPVLNEYRAVLGGLLRRTFGLTPAQLDHVFAGVKPVELGLV; the protein is encoded by the coding sequence ATGAACCGTCGTGACCTGTTGAAAGCCCTGGCCGCCGCGCCGCTGTTGTCGCATGCGGGCAGCTTGCTGGCCGCGCCCGCCACGAATGCGAAGCTGCTGTTCGTCTTTTTGCGCGGCGGTTATGACGCGAACAACTTGCTGGTGCCCATCGGCAGCGATTTTTACTATGCATCGCGGCCGAATATCGCCATCGCGAAACCAGGCGAGGAAAACGGCGCGTTGGCCTTGAACGCCGACTGGGCCCTGCATCCGGCCTTGCGCGAAACCATCTATCCCATGTTTACGAGCGGCGAGGCGGCCTTCATCCCATTTGCGGGCACGACGGATTTGACGCGCAGCCATTTCGAGACGCAGGACAGCATCGAACTGGGGCAGGAACTCGGTGGGCGCCGAGATTTCCGCTCGGGCTTTTTGAACCGGCTGGCGCAAAGCCTCAATAGCAAGCAAGGCAACCACGCCATTTCCTTCACGGACCAGTTGCCGCTGATCTTCCAGGGCGGCGTGCAAGTGCCGAACATGGCACTGCGCTCCGTGGGCAAGTCGGGCATAGATGCGCGTCAAAGCCAGGTCATCGCCGCCATGTACAAGGGCACGCCCCTGCAGCAGCCGGTCAGCGCGGGCTTTGCCGTGCGCGACGATGTAACGAAGGAATTGACGGGAGAGATGCAGGCGGCCAACCGCAACGCCATCAGTACCAAGGGCTTTGAACTGGAAGCGCAGCGCATTGCCCGCTTGATGAAGGACAAATACAAGCTGGGCTTTGTGGACGTGGGCGGCTGGGATACGCACGTGGGACAGGGCGGCGCCAACGGCTACCTGGCGGGGCGCTTCGACGAGCTGGGGCGTGGTCTGGCCGCGTTTTCGCAGGAAATGGGCAGCGAGTGGCGCAATACCGTCGTCGTCGTGGTCAGCGAATTTGGCCGCACCTTCCGCGAAAACGGCAACCGCGGCACGGACCATGGCCACGGCAGCGTCTTCTGGGTGCTGGGCGGGGCGATCCATGGCAAGCAGGTGGCGGGCGAGCAGGTGGCGATTTCGCAGGCGAACCTGTTCCAGAACCGCGACATGCCCGTGCTCAATGAATACCGGGCCGTGCTGGGCGGCCTGCTGCGCCGCACTTTCGGTTTGACCCCGGCGCAGCTTGACCACGTGTTTGCCGGCGTGAAACCGGTGGAACTGGGCCTCGTGTAA
- a CDS encoding DUF1800 domain-containing protein translates to MTPRRILPTTLISLLLLASCAATGPAVQADHRAQTSSSQDIALLERVSWGVNAGSARQVQAQGWQRYLQAQLHPGKASLPPAVQAQIDAMTISQVPLDQLVVSMEQKRKESAAVMDDMAKQQAQKDYQQELNRLAREAATRSLLLDVYSTNQLQQQLSWFWLNHFSVHQGKHNLRAMVGDYEANAIAPHALGKFRDLLGATVHHPAMLRYLDNEANAAKRINENYARELMELHTLGVNGGYSQADVQELARILTGVGVNLGPDTPKVKPALQSQYVRQGLFEFNPNRHDYGDKQFLGKTVKGRGLAELDEALDRLSRSPATAHFISGKLAQYFVGDNPPAPLVARMAATFQQSDGMIADVLQTMFNSPEFTQSLGKKFKDPMHYVVSAVRLSYDDKPILNAGPMLNWLSRMGQPLYGRQTPDGYPLTDASWASPGQMTTRFDIARTIGSGSAGLFKTDGPQPQEKVAFPQLASALYYQSLQPTLSPATRQALEQAASPQEWNTFLLSSPEMMHR, encoded by the coding sequence ATGACCCCTCGCCGAATATTGCCCACGACCTTGATTTCCCTGCTGTTGCTGGCCAGCTGCGCCGCCACCGGACCTGCCGTCCAGGCCGACCATCGCGCGCAGACCAGTTCCTCGCAGGACATTGCCTTGCTGGAAAGGGTCAGCTGGGGCGTCAATGCCGGCAGCGCGCGCCAGGTGCAGGCGCAAGGCTGGCAGCGCTACCTGCAGGCGCAATTGCATCCGGGCAAAGCCAGCCTGCCGCCCGCCGTGCAGGCGCAGATCGACGCCATGACCATCAGTCAGGTGCCGCTGGATCAATTGGTGGTTTCTATGGAGCAAAAACGCAAGGAGTCGGCCGCCGTCATGGATGACATGGCCAAGCAGCAGGCGCAAAAGGATTACCAGCAGGAACTCAACCGCCTGGCGCGCGAGGCGGCCACGCGCTCCTTGCTGTTGGACGTGTATTCGACTAACCAGCTGCAACAGCAACTGAGCTGGTTCTGGCTCAACCATTTCAGCGTGCACCAGGGCAAGCACAACTTGCGCGCCATGGTCGGCGATTATGAGGCGAACGCCATCGCCCCGCATGCGCTGGGGAAATTCCGCGACTTGCTGGGCGCCACCGTCCACCATCCGGCCATGCTGCGCTACCTGGACAATGAAGCCAACGCTGCCAAGCGCATCAATGAAAACTATGCGCGTGAACTGATGGAGCTGCACACCCTTGGCGTCAATGGCGGCTACAGCCAGGCGGACGTGCAGGAGCTGGCGCGCATCCTGACGGGCGTGGGCGTGAACCTGGGACCGGATACGCCGAAGGTGAAACCGGCCTTGCAGTCGCAATACGTGCGCCAGGGCTTGTTCGAGTTCAACCCGAACCGCCACGATTACGGCGATAAGCAATTCCTCGGCAAAACGGTGAAGGGCAGGGGACTGGCCGAGCTCGATGAAGCGCTGGACCGCCTCAGCCGCAGTCCCGCCACCGCGCACTTTATCAGCGGCAAGCTGGCCCAGTATTTCGTCGGCGACAATCCGCCCGCGCCCCTGGTGGCGCGCATGGCGGCCACCTTCCAGCAGAGCGACGGCATGATCGCCGACGTGCTGCAAACCATGTTCAACAGCCCCGAATTCACGCAATCGCTGGGCAAGAAATTCAAGGACCCCATGCATTACGTGGTGTCGGCCGTGCGCCTCAGCTATGACGATAAGCCCATCCTGAACGCGGGCCCCATGCTGAACTGGCTTTCGCGCATGGGCCAACCCCTGTACGGACGCCAGACGCCGGACGGCTATCCCTTGACGGATGCTTCCTGGGCCAGCCCCGGACAGATGACGACGCGCTTCGATATCGCCCGCACCATCGGTTCGGGCAGCGCCGGCCTGTTCAAGACGGATGGCCCGCAGCCGCAGGAAAAGGTCGCGTTTCCCCAGTTGGCCAGCGCCCTGTATTACCAGTCGCTGCAGCCAACCTTGAGTCCCGCCACGCGCCAGGCCCTGGAACAGGCCGCTTCGCCGCAGGAGTGGAACACCTTCCTGCTCTCGTCGCCCGAAATGATGCACCGCTGA